caccccctttttgaatttggtgactgacacacagacagccacacgtgacagaataagcccgttattatataccagtctgaacgtccggctaaagccggacttcagactttctgtggtgttcgcttcgctccccttcactaatcaacgaaaattagcAGTAGTGgcgttttctgtgaaattggacttgtgtatctccaacaatctttcttcctttttatattataactaaaagcgaaagatttcatagtcttctttctcaacgcgtcagttctacatttggagaacattcgaacttcagcttcaaacactccataCCAATATATCCTAGACAAAGTTTGAAAGTATCACgtgaaatatgggttttcctcctattttccccaaacagttatcaaagaaggatgttttagcataaaatgacgtgaaagatcTTCCTAGCGATAacgataacgttccacgtcagatcacaaaaacatcttgctattatttaagcagcgtttgcatgcgggttttcactttctaagaatggcatgctacaaacttgaggcgaacgaagaaggaaataggcacgcggaggagtcataaaggtgaagagcaaagcgcccagtggtcacggctatgaaacggctccaaccatttatcttttgggtcatgcacacgaagttatcacgcaccatttcgacgctggtggacccgtagcaccttcttctacaggtatctggcgccgatggacccgccGTACCCCCatctttaggtatctggcgccgatggacccgtcgcacccccttctatacgtatctggcaccggcgcaccaatccgacgccggtggacccgtcgcacccccttctttaggtatctggcgccgatggacccgtcgcaaccccttctaaaggtatctggcgccgaaggacccgtcgcacccccttctatacgtatctggcaccggcgcaccaatccgacgccggtggacccgtcgcacccccttctttaggtatctggcgccgatggacccgtcgcacccccttctatacgtatctggcaccggcgcaccaatccgacgccggtggacccgtcgcacccccttctttaggtatctggcgccgatggacccgtcgcacccccttctttaggtatctggcgccgatggacccgtcgcacccaattTTATATCTTTCTAGCGtcggcaaataaaggttccatctaaaaacctcgcaggcacactatagcaaaacacagacagaatatacCAAGGTTTCaaggcacacacacacacacacacacacacacacacacacacacacacacacacacacacacacacacacacacacacacacacacacacacacacacacacacacacacacacacacacacacacacacacacacacacacacacacacacacacacacacacacacacacacacacacacacacacacacacacacacacacacacacacaacaacacacacacacacacacacacacacacacacacacacacacacacacacacacacacacacacacacacacacacacacacacacacacacacacacacacacacacacacacacacacacacacacacacacacacacacacacacacacacacacacacacacacacacacacacacacacacacacacacacacacacacacacacacacacacacacacacacacacacacacacacacacacacacacacacacacacacacacacacacacacacacacacacacacacacacacacacacacacacacacacacacacacacacacacacacacacacacacacacacacacacacacacacacacacacacacacacacacacacacacacacacacacacacacacacacacacacacacacacacacacacacacacacacacacacacacacacacacacacacacacacacacacacacacacacacacacacacacacacacacacacacacacacacacacacacacacacacacacacacacacacacacacacacacacacacacacacacacacacacacacacacacacacacacacacacacacacacacacacacacacacacacacacacacacacacacacacacacacacacacacacaagcgCATAAGCGGGCGTAATCGATGTGCTGCGATGGAGCTACCTATCTATTTCGACAGCTAGACAACTGCATGACTTCGacttcaggttgttttgacccggctatagTATTGTTATATTTCATGAGTATGTTTATCTGGTTCGTAGATGAAGCAAAGTACAATTTTCATAGATTAATAGACAGTATAAACAACTTCTATATTAGCGTAACACTTATGTCGTGAATGAATTAGGCCACTCAGTTTTCTTAAACGCATAGAATTACATTTTCAGAGTTCCTTAATCACACATTGATTCTCATTCGTCGATGATGTTCAAActaatgtgtgtgtgtccaTCCTGTGTTCCTTCTCTCTGGGAGGGTCACAATTCCTGGAACCACAAGTTCGAGactcaaaaaataaactaaataaatgaaagtaataaacgaaataaataaaaataatagtaataagaattcaaaaaacagCTAATTTGAGCTAAGTGAAGGAACTGCACAGTTCTTGCTTCAAGCAATCCATGAGAGCCAGGAAGAAATGGTGCTTCGATAAAGCGAGGTCTGGCGAGTAGGGTAGATGGGGACTGTTTCTCAACACAAGTAAGTCCCCAAGTTGGCGGGAAATAGGAGAGGCGAAATGCGGCCACTTGTTGTCGTGGGGAAGGTGAGCAGCAGCACGTCCCAGTCGCTTTTCTCGGATCGCGGCGACAAACTCGCGTAGCTGCCATATGTCGACAGTCTTTTGTTGGGCAACAGCTTCCACCACTTCATTCCCCACGAATCCGACATGTGAATGCCTCGTGTGAGAGGTCGTCGAAAGAGAAGTTTCTCTCGTCGAAGCGGCGGAAGCAGTTGTTGATGGCAGGGTGAATGGTCACCTCGCCGAATGCGTCACTGATGTTGGCGACCGCCTGGCTTGCCCTATGGCGTTGCGTCCACTTGTAAAAGATCACTCGAAGATGACGTTGATCCAATTGCGTTACAACGATACACAACAGAGACGCGGCGTTCTTATACACCACTGGCTAGAAGGCTTCTAGAGTCACCTGCCTTTTAATTGAACCCACGGGAGAAAAGATATGCTTTCAAAGACCAACTGgtttgaaagtaaaaaagtagcCAACGTAATACTTTAAAAGAATATCGACGGAACAACGAAATCCACACTAAAACGTAATCTCCTTTCAAGGATTCTTTCAGGAATATTCGCTTTAACCCCGACATTCCAGTAAGCAAACAAGTGAGTTCTTCTTGGCATGAGTCGCACCTACGTTCTGACCTGTTTTCAGCgacaatgaaatgaaagagaaatgacATTGTTCAAGAACAGTTCggtttaactttttttttttttggcaaactATTCGAAATTAACGCTGCGATTTTTAGTTATGAATATGACGGTACCAGTTGGTGCAAACTGTTGCCTCATCGAAAGAAGATACATTAGTCGTGTGAAAGATCGCTCGATCACTTTGAAAACGTACATGGGAGGACTTTTTTGGAACAAGCAATAAGCAATAGGCAACACTGGCGGTTAGACGGGAAAAACCACTGAAGTCTATGGGACCGCCGTGGTCGgttaaaaacttcaaaagaagtctggaagaaaagaaaagaagaacaactcCAAAGTCTAAAAGAAACTTGTTTTGCAAAGTTGTTAAAGACGGAATGTACAAAGCAGCAACATCGAAAGACTCCATAGAAAAGCGTTGTCTAAATTCGTCTTAGCGCGAGTGACCTGGAAACATATGGTTGCTGGtcaaatgaatttaaaatgaaaaaataatatctgGATGATCCACACTCAGCTAAAAATGGCCCAACGTTGGCCGATGAAGGGTCTTTCAAGTTCTCtgcgggtaaaatgtagttggggggaggGGAGGCACTCAGCGGcccccttatttctcgaggtaaataatgaaatcaattGATCATAGCATAGCATCTCAAACCTAATGCTTAagtattagtcttagaggatccatgacatgtaaattaaaagttaaagttaccaagagaaaaaagtaagttagagcgtcgggaaataagggcgccactgattgccccctcccccctctcctCCCAACTACATGTTTCCCGTTCGCTTCTAGATGACAACTTATGTGTTGTGACGAGTAGATAGAAGACAGAAAGCGAAGACctgttttaattttagttaCGCCCGAAAATAGTGCCTGCAGATTCACTAATATTTAAAGTggaccatagatgcgatagtcggagccggactcccttcacctgagCAGCACCCCATGGGCTAAACCCCcattcacctgaggagggccCGACTTTTCCTATAATTTGCACTCTAAACGTTTCGATTCATGGTGCAATATTGAGTGCAGCACTGCAATGTACAGAGTTAAACGGTTCCTGATAGTGTTTTCGTGAATATACATGATTTTTCTGTGATAATACGCGTTTCTGTTACTGTATTGGGCCGACAAACTTCAAGCCAGAGGACGAAGTCAATACAGTGCTCTGCAGAGTGCCTAGCAAAAGCGCGTGAACAGCTTAACGCCGAacaaaaatctgagatttttgGCTGACTTTGTACCCACGATCCATCAAGTTAACAGTTTTGAGCGAATAATTCTTGAGCAGTGCAACGACGAGTGAGTCAGGTCTCATGGAGGTGGTTTAATGGGAGGTTCATCTAAATGGCTATCTATAACTATAGTTCACCTCTATTGTTGGGAGttgatttgaaaataatcCTACTATCCTGGAAAATGAATCTCACTTTTCTTCGTCACCAATCACTTGTTATGTTTcgccaaaaattgaaaaaaaaaaccgaaagaaGGAATCCCGAAACCTATTTCGTGCTTGAAGTTCATGTTCTATTTGTACGAATCCACCCTAGCACGATTAGCATCACCACAAGAACattcaattctaattttcattcCAAACTATATAATCCAGATAGTGGACTTAGAGCTTTCTCTAATCCCTTACAAAATCCAACCGATTAACGGACCAATCATACTCTATTTCACATACTCAGATTCTGAAAAAAGACTATCATAGAAAACCGATGATgaatggggggggggggggggtaaaatgtagttggccACTTGGCGGAGCCCTTATTTTTCGAACATTTAATCAGGAAAATCAATGCTAAAATAAGAAAGCAATGCATTCGCCACTGATTTTCCTTGCAGTTTGAATGCGTACAATGTGAAAAGCCAACTTCTTCCATATAGAAGATTTGTAAtgtgaaatcaaataaaataatgatgatGGATTATAGATGATAGATTTAACAGCACAGCAAAAGCTAATTATTGGTTATGGCGTACAccttaagaaaagaaagaatgttcgagagaatttcaaaatgtCTCAAATAAGTGCAAAGCAGTAGGATCACACATTAAGATGTAAGGAGCCACTTTTATGGCATGATGAATGAAGGAGATGTCTCTGTGGACTCACTGAAGCAAGGTCTAGGAGTTATTACTCCGGTAAAACGGCGGAGAAAAACAACCAGAGATGGACTGTGTTGGATGCTCATCAGACAAAATCTTGTAGGAAATCTTGTATCTTGAAGTCAGAAACGGCAGCACAAAACAGATCGAGCAAATCGACataaattaaagaaagtaACGAAGTAATAGCAATGATGGACCAACCTGAGGGTGCCCGTTGGTGCTACTTTTCGTTACTTTGCGTTCTTCTCCGTTTTCAGAATTATTCGCTCTCTTCATATCACTCAGTCGACTAACAGCTGCTATTCTCGTACTACGCTTGAACGAGCATTTATCACCTTTACAACTATGTTCTTTGTCTGTACAGAGATCAGGCTGAAGAAACTCACATGCTTCTCTGATCTAAGAGAGTTGTTCTTACTCGTTTGCCCTCCAATTTTGATGTACGTAGAAATGgtattttaaaacaattagTTAACTACCTAAATTTGCATTgaattcgtttgaaaaaaaaaacagaaccaGACGCAATACCAACGGCAAGAAAAGTATAACCCAGAGTGGTTAAAAAAGACCATAAACCTGATTATTTCTAACTAGAGACTAGGCACAGTAGTAATTTCTGTGCATTTAAGAACAATACCCAATATGACTGTAGAAGAAGAGGTGGGTAAAACATAGTTAGCGCGTCGGGGGGCTCAGTTgcgtccttatttctggaagtgaataactaagtcaATCGGAGCCCTAGGACTTAAGCATTAGTTttaaaggatctatgacatgtaagctaatgttcctaggagaaaaaagtactaCAGAGCATTCGGAAACATGGGCACCACTGAAAGCTCCCCTTCCAACTACATTCTCCCCGAAGAGGTTTTGCAAGTATTCATATTGTAAGCAACAGAAGACAAGCGGAACCCTGCTACCTCATAGTCagttcaatttgaaaaatgtttaaaaaaaacaggcgCAGATTGATACGCAAAAAACAAGCAGAATGGAGAGTCGCATTGTGATCACTCGCGACGCGGACAAACGTAAGAACTCGCACCTTGCCAAAGTCGGACCTTAGGCGTCGTTTCCAATGTTTTGTGTCCAGTCCGCCCACGGCACGCAAAGGCTTACGACAGGCTAAAATAATGTTTCTGGCTTTTCCACGTCTTTTCCgtcgggtgcgtgtaaagagggtcccgacGGAATTTCGAGAGtgcccggtcatgcctcgtcagaggaATTAGCGAAGGTGTGTCTCCTAAAgggattcactttcgttggcacctaagtagctgactctgcttacctaccgctaatcatacgctgcatcaccgacTAGGGTATAATTCACTGTCTACTAAATtgtttggagaatcagacacatccactgcaattttgtgatgtgaggtgaacttATAATCGTatcagaagcaagagaaatcctcacgtgaaatatgagataaagATGTATCTAGTAGActtaaattattatataaaatttttttggggcaggtgtggcgcagttggttagaggtccgttgtagccacacggtcgagggttcgaagccgccctagtgcaaaccaagcctttcatcccccggggtcgataagttggtaccagacttgtctgggaggataaaaacactgacctggtcatcggttggcccccgcaagtcattatataggccaacacgcgttctaaagcctcaacgattacgaattctagtaaaacgcgttggcgcatcccaagtagattgatacgccagtgactttatcctttttatccttttatataaaaatagttagtaatgagaattatcgttattctataactcccaagcttttttgtgaCCTAATTTATACAAGATACCTACAAAGAGACcttctgacttcttggaaattacagggagaaaaaaagttcaaatttgataagGTTTCTAAACTTCCTGAAAgtaatataaagacaaacttttctgactccctttctttattagaacaccatacaaaatctaATGTACTTGTATCCGACTCTATTATCCTCTCTCGACTCTCCGACTCTTTgccttattcggtaatttcgacaactcacaccactcttccttgcatatttccttgtagcTGCACAGTTCTTTGTGTCTCTATGGCCAGAAGAACATCTtggacggttgtctgcgtttctatgaacgactggagcctGACCTCGTACAagatgttcgcgtatccgccggcatatccactgggcacgttacgTCTCGcgggcattcgcggagaatctgCCAGGAACCTCTTTACCGTTTCTCTTTTCCGTCTTTGAGTATCTGTCAGGTCGGTTTTCTTTcctattatttctttgttttatgtGTTTGATAGGTTGCCTCCTAAGTGTGTTACTGTACATTCCCGCACACAATTGTattatgtgattttttcccaaatgTACATTTTGTATTCTAATGCATGCGATTACGTGGGGACTcataatttcaataattttcttcttcacgcTTTCTTCGACAACTTTCTCTACACCTTtagcttttcttcttcacgttTCACCAGACATCGTTTGATGTACCTTTtgtcatcctttgttgtcgcatgtacATGATCat
This is a stretch of genomic DNA from Necator americanus strain Aroian chromosome II, whole genome shotgun sequence. It encodes these proteins:
- a CDS encoding hypothetical protein (NECATOR_CHRII.G6546.T1), with the translated sequence MYLYPTLLSSLDSPTLCLIRSLCLYGQKNILDGCLRFYERLEPDLVQDVRVSAGISTGHVTSRGHSRRICQEPLYRFSFPSLSICQVCDIQQKNRSENCFFSEVVLKLEG